The DNA region CTGCACCAGTGGCGAAGTAGTCAGCAGGAACACCCCTTTCATCCTCAATTGGTTTATCGCCGCAGTTCACAAGATCAGTAGTCGTCATGATTGCTGATTTGATAGCAGCTGGAGACCAGTCGGGGTGTGCACTCTTTACTAATGTTGCAATTCCAGATACGTGAGGACAAGCCATTGAGGTGCCAGATGAAATGTTAAAAGTAGACTTCGTATCCATATTGTTCTCAATGGAAATTGGCCATGCAGCAAGAATGTTAACACCAGGACCAATAATATCCGGTTTCAAAATGCCAGGACTTGCCAAGTTTGGGCCTCTACTTGAAAAGCCAGCAACTGCTGGAGCATGATCATCTCCTATTACGGTTCCCTTGAATAAAAATGTGGCTAGATGGTTCAATGTTGAATTGATGTAGGACCCGATCTTTAATCCGTCTGCATAGCTGACATGTGCTGCTGGAAGAACGTGTGGATCGGCTAAGATAGTGAACCCTTGTGATTCACCATTCATGAGTATCATTCCAGCACCACCAGCATCCTTCACAAAATGTCCCTTATCAGTTCTAGTAATCTTACCACCAGACATACACAACACAATTTTTCCTTTGACATTAATATTCTTCAGTGACTCCGCGCTGCATAATGCAGCAGTCCAATCACTGATATTTGTTCCGGGGAAAATCAGGGTTAACATCATCTCGGAGAAGTCTTTGGGCTGGAATGCTGATTCACCATCAATTTCTTTTCCATCTCCAAGGCGTATTGTCGCTCTTAGTTTTCTGTCAGTGGTGCTTGCACCAACAGTGAGAAGCCATGGAGCTCCATTAACCACAGATCCTGGTAGGGGACCTGCATTGCCAGCTGCACAACTGACGAGAATCCCCTTTCGCATAGCGGTAAATGCACTCAGTGCAACAACATCTGACCAAAAATTCGTAGAATTTTTACCAATGGAAATAGATATTACATCGACCCCATCTTCGATTGCAACATCAATCGCAGCCAACATATCGCTCTCAGAACAGGTAAGAGTAGCATTGCAGACTTTATACATGGCAACGTGTGCAAGCGGTGCCGTACCAGATGCTGTTCCGTTAGCCATGCCTAAAAAGTTGGCCCCATTCACAAAATTTCCGGTACGTGCCAAAGTATGTGTACCGTGACCATTTTCATCTAGTGGCATCCCATTAccaaattcatggaaatatcttGCTCCAATGAGTTTGTTGTTACAGGCCGAAAAGTTGAATTCACACTTCCCCTTCCACTTAGCGGGTGGAGGGGGCACTCCTTCGTCATGGAAGGATGGATGGTCGGGCGTTATTCCACTGTCTAAAATTCCAATTATGATACCTTTCCCATAGTTTGATTTTTCCCAGAAGCCTGAGTTCTGGTGTAAGCCCAAGAAATTTGTGCTATGAGTGGTTTGTGCATGAAAAAATTGTCGTGGACGGACTGATATGATCCCTTCCTTGTCTTTCAAAGT from Lycium ferocissimum isolate CSIRO_LF1 chromosome 2, AGI_CSIRO_Lferr_CH_V1, whole genome shotgun sequence includes:
- the LOC132047719 gene encoding subtilisin-like protease 4, which produces MTPALVYLSVVSIFFLQPLVIFASHENNKDIYIVHLESPDQAQIFSNFEDLHNWHHSFLPSNTDNSSSSHIVYSYRNVLNGFAARLNPEEVATLKDKEGIISVRPRQFFHAQTTHSTNFLGLHQNSGFWEKSNYGKGIIIGILDSGITPDHPSFHDEGVPPPPAKWKGKCEFNFSACNNKLIGARYFHEFGNGMPLDENGHGTHTLARTGNFVNGANFLGMANGTASGTAPLAHVAMYKVCNATLTCSESDMLAAIDVAIEDGVDVISISIGKNSTNFWSDVVALSAFTAMRKGILVSCAAGNAGPLPGSVVNGAPWLLTVGASTTDRKLRATIRLGDGKEIDGESAFQPKDFSEMMLTLIFPGTNISDWTAALCSAESLKNINVKGKIVLCMSGGKITRTDKGHFVKDAGGAGMILMNGESQGFTILADPHVLPAAHVSYADGLKIGSYINSTLNHLATFLFKGTVIGDDHAPAVAGFSSRGPNLASPGILKPDIIGPGVNILAAWPISIENNMDTKSTFNISSGTSMACPHVSGIATLVKSAHPDWSPAAIKSAIMTTTDLVNCGDKPIEDERGVPADYFATGAGHVNPLRATNPGLIYDIQPEDYVPYLCSLNYSNREVSMIVLRKVNCSSKIPEAELNYPSFSIGLGLEAQTYTRTATNVGEAVSSYTVQIVPPQGVDVKVDPPILNFSELDQKKTYQVTFSRSTTSTINATLVQGYLRWTSSKHFVRSPIIVTLQ